One window of the Clupea harengus chromosome 20, Ch_v2.0.2, whole genome shotgun sequence genome contains the following:
- the LOC105903347 gene encoding arrestin domain-containing protein 3-like, producing the protein MPGTIKDFSVSYDAVNEDNTFTCGDYVKGRVVLQLGKEAKIEYLFIKVKGDADVRWTERHGDDDRTYSAHEKYFKLKQVLISEETENTTVIPGTHEYPFCLQIPEGNFPSAFEGHHGNIRYKLEAKMKRSWKMKKKASAKINFATRLGGDTAQLKSPQFGERDKKMNLFSSGSLSFKVHIEKTGYRPGEMLIVQAEIENASSRNLKPKYRLDKKVTYIAHSSTKIERSTILKEEGAPIPSKDHQTVTQELMIPNAIPPTVLFCKIIRVEYKLKVYIDVPYGSDPEIKFPMVILPTCRHGPRVSGAPSPFGHGSHSQWNNQPPPPGALGPPRYLYPPDQGLHPPAVHPITTNPAVHPPPFYNQAAYPVPAVHPPPFYNQAAYPVPAVPPPMQPNPHNQLPPPQYDQVTHPVPTAPPLYPTLPAPDFLSSPTAPPYVPGTASHDFLSTLSAPPQYPSAPSFLSSPSAPQSLTSDNPGYDPPSYDMVFPSVPAPEGPPTSVASDPTPTKPPS; encoded by the exons ATGCCGGGAACTATTAAAGATTTTTCAGTGAGCTACGACGCCGTAAACGAAGACAACACTTTCACATGTGGGGATTATGTTAAAGGACGCGTGGTACTGCAGCTTGGAAAGGAAGCCAAGATAGAATATCTTTTCATTAAAGTCAAGGGAGATGCAGACGTCCGCTGGACCGAGCGTCATGGCGATGACGACCGAACATATTCAGCTCACGAGAAATACTTCAAATTAAAACAGGTGTTAATATCAGAGGAAACTG AGAATACTACGGTGATCCCTGGGACGCATGAGTATCCATTCTGCCTCCAGATTCCTGAAGG GAACTTCCCATCAGCCTTTGAGGGGCACCATGGCAACATTAGATACAAACTGGAGGCAAAGATGAAGCGATCttggaaaatgaaaaagaaagcgTCAGCCAAAATAAACTTTGCAACCAGGTTGGGTGGAGACACGGCTCAGCTAAAG TCGCCCCAGTTTGGAGAAAGAGACAAGAAGATGAATTTATTCTCCTCTGGTAGCCTTTCTTTTAAAGTTCACATTGAAAAGACAGGATACAGACCAG gagAAATGCTTATCGTTCAAGCAGAGATTGAAAACGCATCTTCCCGTAATCTCAAACCTAAGTACAGACTCGACAAGAAAGTCACATACATTGCACATTCATCCACAAAAATAGAACGAAGCACCATTTTAAAAGAGGAGGGGGCTCCGATCCCATCTAAAGATCATCAAACTGTGACCCAGGAATTGATGATCCCCAACGCTATTCCCCCAACAGTTTTGTTCTGCAAGATCATCAGAGTAGAATACAAATTAAAG GTCTACATTGATGTGCCATATGGTTCAGACCCAGAGATCAAATTCCCCATGGTCATTCTGCCGACATGCAGACATGGTCCTAGGGTGTCAGGGGCGCCATCGCCCTTTGGCCACGGCAGCCACTCCCAGTGGAACAACCAGCCTCCACCACCAGGTGCCTTGGGACCGCCTCGTTATTTGTACCCACCAGACCAAGGGCTTCATCCTCCAGCAGTGCACCCAATAACAACCAACCCAGCGGTGCATCCGCCTCCATTCTACAATCAAGCAGCATATCCGGTACCAGCTGTGCATCCGCCTCCATTCTACAATCAAGCAGCATATCCAGTACCAGCTGTTCCTCCACCAATGCAACCAAATCCACACAACCAACTGCCCCCCCCACAGTATGACCAGGTGACACATCCCGTGCCAACTGCTCCGCCCTTGTACCCTACGCTACCTGCACCTGATTTTCTTTCATCTCCCACTGCACCACCGTACGTTCCCGGAACAGCTAGCCATGATTTTCTGTCAACCCTAAGTGCCCCTCCGCAATACCCTTCTGCACCTTCATTCTTGTCATCCCCCAGTGCGCCACAGTCTTTGACGTCTGACAACCCCGGGTATGATCCCCCTTCCTACGATATGGTGTTCCCCAGTGTACCGGCACCAGAGGGCCCTCCAACCTCAGTTGCCTCGGATCCCACACCAACTAAACCTCCGTCCTAA